A section of the Subtercola frigoramans genome encodes:
- a CDS encoding peptidylprolyl isomerase encodes MAPSNSERESRESKQRLRNYQARQTVHAGQVSRRKRDNLVSVIVVLVVVIVAIVVQVFYFSGGPGTPVPSPSASAAPTPSPTATPNADSNSGDVPPSTLADGRNWTGTLTLNDVALNFTLDGIAAPQAASSTISLIKSGFYTNVTCHRLTVTGIFVLQCGDPTGTGSGGPGYYYGPVENAPADNVYPAGTIAMARQSAQGYSQGSQFFIVYQDSTIPADTAGGYTVIGQVTSGMDQLQTSIISAGVTQGTETPAVPTTITSVTVQ; translated from the coding sequence GTGGCACCCAGCAATTCAGAGCGCGAGTCGCGGGAATCGAAACAGCGGCTGCGCAATTACCAGGCACGCCAGACCGTTCACGCGGGACAGGTGAGTCGGCGCAAGCGCGACAACCTCGTCTCTGTGATCGTGGTGCTGGTGGTGGTGATCGTCGCCATCGTTGTGCAGGTCTTCTACTTCTCTGGCGGCCCTGGCACACCCGTACCGTCTCCCTCGGCATCGGCCGCACCGACGCCGTCACCGACCGCCACGCCCAACGCCGACTCGAACAGCGGTGACGTGCCGCCATCGACGCTCGCCGACGGTCGCAACTGGACCGGCACCCTCACCCTGAACGATGTGGCACTGAATTTCACACTCGACGGAATCGCAGCACCGCAGGCTGCCTCGTCGACGATCTCGCTCATCAAGTCGGGCTTCTACACCAATGTGACCTGCCACCGGTTGACAGTGACGGGTATCTTCGTGCTCCAGTGCGGCGACCCGACAGGCACCGGCAGCGGTGGCCCCGGCTACTACTACGGTCCCGTCGAGAACGCACCGGCAGACAACGTCTACCCCGCGGGCACGATCGCGATGGCCCGCCAGTCAGCACAGGGTTACAGCCAGGGCAGCCAGTTCTTCATCGTCTACCAGGACAGCACGATTCCTGCGGACACGGCCGGTGGCTACACCGTGATCGGCCAGGTCACGAGCGGAATGGACCAGTTGCAGACCTCCATCATCTCTGCCGGCGTGACCCAGGGAACGGAGACGCCCGCCGTACCCACCACGATCACCAGCGTCACCGTGCAGTAG
- a CDS encoding replication-associated recombination protein A, protein MVNSQSGLHAGAVPLAVRMRPRSLGEVAGQKHLLRPGSPLVNLANDKGGAQGSVSIILWGPPGTGKTTLAQAIAHSSNRKFVELSAVTAGVRDVRQVMEEAFRSRDLYGLSTVLFLDEIHRFSKAQQDALLPGVENGWVILVAATTENPSFSVIAPLLSRSLLLTLEQLDDDDLGLLVDRAVVDARGLAGRVTLSAEARSTIIRLASGDARRALTALEAAAASVLSGPAAAPAADLPGGGGDDPDGGEGDTGVEEDVSDAGGAVPEISADTVAQAVDRALLRYDRNGDEHYDVISAFIKSVRGSDVDASIHYLARMIEAGEDPRFISRRMIVLASEDIGMADPQALVIAVAAADAVQFIGMPEGRIPLAEAVVYLATAPKSNASYLAIDKAIADVRAGRIGRVPKHLRDAHYPGAKRLGHDKGYLYPHDAEIGVVGQRYLPDELIGTGYYLPTEHGNERDVSARLEKIRRIINN, encoded by the coding sequence ATGGTCAATTCGCAAAGCGGGCTGCACGCTGGAGCAGTGCCTCTCGCCGTGCGCATGAGGCCCCGCAGCCTCGGCGAGGTCGCCGGCCAGAAGCACCTCCTGCGCCCGGGTTCGCCACTGGTGAATCTCGCGAATGACAAGGGTGGCGCGCAGGGCTCGGTTTCGATCATCCTCTGGGGGCCACCCGGCACGGGCAAGACCACGCTGGCCCAAGCTATCGCCCACAGCTCCAACCGCAAGTTCGTCGAACTCTCGGCCGTCACAGCCGGCGTCCGCGACGTGCGCCAGGTGATGGAGGAGGCGTTTCGAAGCCGCGATCTCTATGGACTGTCAACAGTGCTCTTCCTCGACGAGATCCACCGGTTCTCGAAAGCCCAGCAGGACGCCCTGCTTCCCGGGGTCGAGAACGGCTGGGTCATCCTGGTTGCCGCCACGACCGAGAACCCGTCATTCTCCGTGATCGCTCCGCTACTCTCCCGTTCGCTCCTTCTCACTCTCGAACAACTCGACGACGATGACCTGGGCCTGCTCGTCGACAGGGCGGTGGTGGATGCCCGGGGCCTCGCCGGCCGGGTGACACTGTCTGCCGAGGCGAGGTCCACGATCATCCGGCTCGCTTCGGGTGATGCGCGACGCGCCCTCACTGCGTTGGAGGCTGCTGCGGCGTCAGTATTGTCCGGGCCTGCCGCCGCCCCTGCGGCAGACCTGCCGGGCGGAGGTGGAGACGACCCTGATGGCGGTGAGGGCGACACTGGTGTGGAGGAAGACGTCTCTGATGCGGGTGGGGCCGTGCCCGAGATCAGCGCCGACACCGTGGCGCAGGCGGTTGACCGGGCGCTGCTGCGGTACGACCGCAACGGCGACGAGCACTACGACGTGATCAGCGCCTTCATCAAGTCGGTGCGCGGCTCTGACGTCGATGCGTCGATCCACTACCTCGCGCGCATGATCGAAGCGGGCGAAGACCCTCGGTTCATCTCTCGCCGCATGATCGTGCTCGCTTCAGAGGACATCGGCATGGCGGACCCGCAGGCCCTCGTGATCGCGGTCGCCGCAGCCGACGCTGTGCAGTTCATCGGAATGCCGGAGGGCCGTATCCCGCTGGCAGAGGCCGTCGTGTACCTGGCCACGGCGCCGAAGTCGAACGCCTCCTATCTGGCCATCGACAAGGCGATAGCCGACGTGAGGGCGGGGAGGATCGGCCGGGTGCCGAAGCACCTGCGTGATGCGCACTATCCGGGGGCAAAACGGCTGGGGCACGACAAGGGGTACCTGTACCCCCATGACGCAGAGATCGGGGTCGTGGGACAGAGGTACCTTCCCGATGAACTGATTGGCACGGGCTACTACCTGCCCACCGAACATGGCAACGAGAGAGACGTCTCGGCACGGCTCGAGAAGATCCGGCGGATCATCAACAACTGA
- the rpsD gene encoding 30S ribosomal protein S4: MFVSTKSRTRSKTRLSRALGIPLTPKAAKYLEKRPYAPGEHGRTKRKTDSDYAVRLREKQRLRAQYGIREAQLKIVFQEARRQGGLTGENLVELLEMRLDALVLRAGFARTTAQARQLIVHRHILVDGARVDRPSFRVKPGQMIHVHARSEVLPPFQVAAAGGHVDVLPKVPAYLSVEIDKLQARLERRPKRAEVPVTCEVQLVVEYYAAR; encoded by the coding sequence ATGTTTGTGTCTACCAAGTCACGTACCCGCAGCAAGACCCGCCTTTCCCGGGCCCTCGGCATTCCGCTGACCCCGAAGGCAGCGAAGTACCTCGAGAAGCGCCCCTATGCTCCCGGTGAGCACGGTCGCACCAAGCGCAAGACCGACTCCGACTACGCGGTGCGTCTGCGTGAGAAGCAGCGTCTGCGCGCCCAGTACGGTATCCGCGAAGCCCAGCTGAAGATCGTCTTCCAGGAGGCCCGTCGCCAGGGTGGCCTGACCGGTGAGAACCTGGTCGAGCTGCTGGAGATGCGTCTCGACGCTCTCGTGCTGCGTGCCGGTTTCGCCCGCACCACGGCCCAGGCTCGCCAGCTGATCGTCCACCGTCACATCCTCGTCGACGGCGCTCGCGTTGACCGCCCGTCGTTCCGCGTCAAGCCCGGCCAGATGATCCACGTGCACGCCCGTTCAGAGGTTCTTCCTCCGTTCCAGGTCGCTGCTGCCGGCGGTCACGTCGACGTGCTGCCGAAGGTTCCGGCCTACCTGTCTGTCGAGATCGACAAGCTGCAGGCACGGCTCGAGCGTCGCCCCAAGCGCGCCGAGGTACCCGTGACCTGTGAAGTCCAGCTCGTCGTCGAGTACTACGCGGCTCGCTAA
- a CDS encoding DUF948 domain-containing protein: protein MSGGDIAGLIAAGVFAVLVGIIALPLIKLGKVFDETTLAIRDTSKGIAPILEESTITIQEANKQLARVDTITSNVAEVTGNVNSLVALFAASVGGPLIKLAGFSAAVRAAFAGARSFGDDTPSKKHAGAKPAGTTKTVSPRASKKAGRSDY from the coding sequence ATGTCGGGTGGAGATATTGCAGGCCTCATCGCTGCTGGTGTGTTTGCAGTGCTGGTCGGAATCATTGCTCTTCCATTGATCAAACTGGGCAAGGTGTTCGACGAGACGACGTTAGCCATCCGTGACACCAGCAAGGGCATCGCTCCGATTCTCGAAGAATCGACGATCACCATCCAGGAGGCGAACAAACAGCTGGCCAGGGTCGACACGATCACGTCCAACGTGGCCGAGGTCACCGGCAACGTCAACTCGCTCGTCGCCCTCTTCGCGGCCTCCGTCGGCGGACCGCTGATCAAGTTGGCTGGATTCAGCGCTGCGGTTCGCGCGGCGTTCGCAGGGGCTCGCTCGTTCGGCGACGACACTCCATCGAAGAAACACGCCGGCGCAAAGCCAGCGGGCACCACGAAGACGGTGTCCCCGCGGGCGAGCAAGAAGGCGGGCCGGTCGGACTACTGA
- the alaS gene encoding alanine--tRNA ligase, with translation MQTADIRQRWLTFFADRGHTVVPSASLVSEDPTLLFTVAGMVPFIPYMSGLVPAPFKRATSVQKCIRTLDIEEVGKTTRHGTFFQMNGNFSFGDYFKETAIEFAWELLTTSEADGGLGFDEKDLWVTVYEDDDEAIAFWKKTAGLPDYKIQRLGKDSNYWSTGQPGPAGPCSEIFYDRGPAYGKDGGPAADEDRYIEIWNLVFMQYLIGNVTSKYDFDVLGELPRKNIDTGMGLERVAFIKQGVENLYEIDQVRPVLDLAAGLSGRRYGDVHDDDVRMRVVADHVRSALMLMSDGVTPSNEGRGYVLRRLLRRTVRSMRLLGVDRTTFPELFPASRDAMSAAYPEVEADYERISRTAYAEEEAFLRTLSGGTTILDLAVLKTRSEGASALAGDTAFQLHDTFGFPIDLTVEIAEEAGLTVDRTAFERLMTEQKQRAKADAKSKKLGANDLSAFAEFRAAGETVFTGYTELQTDSRVLGLIIDGTSVTTAVAGELVEVILAETSLYAESGGQEADAGTIVGDGFELEVLDVQKPVKGLISHRSRVSSGQVAVGDTARSVVDTEWRKGATQAHSGTHIVHAALREILGPTAHQSGSYNKAGYLRLDFTWSQPLSAATKSEIEEISNTAVRADFDVITREMAVDDAKKLGAMALFGEKYGDVVRMVEIGGPWSRELCGGTHVVHTSEIGLINLLGESSIGSTNRRVESLVGADAFREFATERAIVSQLTSSLKAPKDEITNRIADLVSNLKAAEKKIAAYEASALSSRVPELVELATQVGAVTTVTASLGQLRSSDDLRTLVTSVRERLGSASSVVALAADVGGKPVVIVATNEQARTASLKAGALARVAASILGGGGGGKDDLAQGGGTDVEAIDDALAGIRSAVAAAGTAAGRAN, from the coding sequence GTGCAAACCGCTGATATCCGCCAGCGTTGGCTGACGTTCTTCGCTGACCGCGGGCACACCGTCGTTCCTTCTGCCTCACTGGTCAGCGAAGACCCGACACTGCTCTTCACCGTCGCAGGCATGGTCCCGTTCATCCCGTACATGTCAGGGCTGGTTCCCGCACCCTTCAAGCGTGCCACGAGTGTGCAGAAGTGCATCCGCACCCTCGACATCGAAGAGGTCGGCAAGACCACCCGGCACGGCACGTTCTTCCAGATGAACGGCAACTTCTCGTTCGGCGACTACTTCAAAGAGACCGCCATCGAATTCGCCTGGGAGCTCCTGACGACGAGCGAAGCCGACGGTGGCCTGGGTTTCGACGAGAAGGACCTCTGGGTCACGGTCTACGAAGACGACGACGAAGCCATCGCGTTCTGGAAGAAGACGGCAGGCCTGCCCGACTACAAGATCCAGCGACTCGGCAAGGATTCGAACTACTGGTCGACCGGCCAGCCCGGCCCCGCCGGGCCCTGCTCGGAGATCTTCTACGACCGCGGCCCGGCGTACGGCAAAGACGGCGGCCCCGCGGCAGACGAAGACCGGTACATCGAGATCTGGAACCTCGTGTTCATGCAGTACCTCATCGGCAACGTGACGTCGAAGTACGACTTCGATGTGCTGGGCGAGTTACCGCGCAAGAACATCGACACCGGCATGGGCCTTGAGCGCGTTGCGTTCATCAAGCAGGGTGTCGAGAACCTCTACGAGATTGACCAGGTGCGACCCGTTCTCGACCTGGCCGCAGGACTGTCGGGCCGTCGCTACGGCGACGTGCACGACGACGACGTTCGCATGCGGGTCGTGGCCGACCATGTGCGCTCCGCCCTCATGCTCATGTCAGATGGGGTCACCCCCTCCAACGAAGGGCGCGGCTACGTGTTGCGCCGCCTCCTTCGCCGCACTGTGCGCAGCATGAGGCTTCTCGGCGTCGACCGCACCACCTTCCCCGAGCTCTTCCCGGCCTCGCGCGATGCGATGTCGGCGGCATACCCCGAGGTCGAAGCCGACTACGAGCGCATCTCGCGCACGGCCTACGCAGAAGAAGAGGCGTTCCTGCGCACCCTCTCGGGCGGAACCACCATCCTCGACCTCGCTGTGCTGAAGACCAGGTCAGAAGGCGCCTCCGCCCTCGCGGGTGACACGGCTTTCCAGCTTCACGACACCTTCGGCTTCCCGATCGACCTCACCGTCGAAATCGCCGAAGAGGCCGGTCTCACGGTCGACCGCACTGCATTCGAACGCCTGATGACCGAACAGAAGCAGCGCGCCAAGGCCGATGCCAAGTCGAAGAAGCTCGGCGCGAATGACCTGAGCGCCTTCGCCGAGTTCCGTGCGGCAGGCGAGACCGTCTTCACCGGCTACACCGAGTTGCAGACCGACTCGCGTGTACTTGGACTCATCATCGACGGCACCTCGGTGACCACCGCGGTCGCAGGTGAACTCGTCGAGGTCATCCTCGCGGAGACCAGCCTGTACGCCGAGTCCGGCGGCCAGGAGGCCGACGCCGGCACCATCGTCGGCGACGGCTTCGAACTCGAAGTACTCGACGTGCAGAAGCCCGTCAAGGGACTCATCAGCCATCGCTCGCGTGTAAGCAGCGGCCAGGTCGCCGTGGGTGACACCGCGCGCAGCGTGGTCGACACCGAATGGCGAAAGGGCGCCACGCAGGCGCACTCCGGCACGCACATCGTGCACGCTGCACTCCGTGAGATCCTCGGCCCGACAGCACACCAGTCCGGCTCGTACAACAAGGCAGGGTACCTGCGTCTCGACTTCACCTGGAGCCAGCCACTCTCTGCAGCAACCAAATCGGAGATCGAAGAGATCTCCAACACGGCCGTGCGCGCAGACTTCGACGTGATCACACGTGAGATGGCTGTGGATGATGCGAAGAAGCTCGGCGCAATGGCGCTGTTCGGCGAGAAGTACGGCGACGTCGTGCGTATGGTCGAAATCGGTGGCCCCTGGTCGCGCGAACTCTGCGGCGGCACCCACGTGGTGCACACCTCGGAGATCGGCCTGATCAACCTCCTCGGCGAATCGTCGATCGGCTCGACCAACCGCCGCGTCGAGTCCCTGGTGGGCGCAGATGCGTTCCGCGAGTTCGCGACCGAGCGCGCCATCGTCTCCCAGCTCACCTCCTCGCTCAAAGCACCGAAAGATGAGATCACGAACCGCATCGCGGACCTGGTCTCGAACCTCAAGGCGGCCGAGAAGAAGATCGCCGCCTACGAAGCCAGCGCACTCTCATCGCGGGTACCGGAACTCGTTGAGCTTGCGACCCAGGTCGGGGCCGTGACGACCGTCACCGCGTCGCTCGGCCAGCTGCGCTCGAGCGACGACCTGCGCACGCTGGTCACCAGCGTGCGAGAGCGTCTCGGCAGCGCGTCGAGCGTGGTCGCCCTGGCGGCCGACGTCGGCGGCAAGCCGGTGGTGATCGTCGCGACGAACGAGCAGGCTCGAACGGCCTCATTGAAGGCTGGAGCACTCGCCCGGGTCGCGGCGTCGATTCTCGGCGGAGGCGGCGGAGGCAAGGACGACCTGGCACAGGGCGGCGGAACCGACGTTGAAGCTATCGACGACGCTCTGGCGGGCATCCGTTCGGCTGTGGCTGCAGCGGGCACCGCGGCTGGCCGCGCGAACTGA
- the ruvX gene encoding Holliday junction resolvase RuvX, protein MRAGVRLGIDVGKARVGVARSDLHGMLATPVETVPRAASGDSDVLRILAIARELEAFEFIVGLPLSLSGTSTLSTADAEEFAARCLAAATEAQLAIGVRMIDERLTTVSAQSALHRTGRNTKNSRPVIDQVAAVILLQHALDTERASGRPPGSVVDPNQGTYSD, encoded by the coding sequence GTGCGAGCGGGAGTGAGACTGGGCATCGACGTGGGCAAGGCCCGGGTCGGAGTGGCGCGCTCTGACCTCCACGGCATGCTGGCGACGCCCGTCGAGACCGTGCCGCGAGCCGCAAGCGGCGACTCCGATGTTCTTCGGATTCTCGCTATCGCACGGGAACTCGAGGCATTCGAGTTCATCGTGGGGCTGCCTTTGTCGCTCTCTGGCACGTCGACGCTATCGACGGCAGACGCCGAAGAGTTCGCGGCACGATGCCTTGCGGCAGCGACCGAGGCACAGCTCGCCATCGGTGTGCGGATGATCGACGAACGTCTCACGACCGTGTCTGCCCAATCTGCCCTTCACCGCACAGGGCGGAACACAAAGAACTCACGCCCAGTCATCGATCAAGTAGCCGCGGTTATACTCTTGCAGCACGCTTTGGACACCGAGCGAGCGTCAGGCAGACCACCCGGATCAGTCGTCGACCCGAACCAAGGAACGTATAGTGACTGA
- the mltG gene encoding endolytic transglycosylase MltG: MTDPQPPENHPFAEFFREVPSTAQPSSRREAREQAAQASAPLPGASGSLGTTGTAGTTGTAGTADTARAANTGATGTAIDEFLADQGEPASGGRSKPPKGPRRPRRQRANGKKSRRGIIALIVAVVLVGGLAAVGTSIYTSYAPQINKIFGAKEVDDYTGNGTGEKVSFVIASGDDGSVIGDNLAAAGIVKSSAGFYSFLLKQPPVVFQPGTYTLSKEMSSQAALAALEDPANHVTAQVVITEGTIASEALSQVATATGVPLADLQAEAANFAQFGIDASAPNIEGYLFPATYSFEPGTSAHDLIKTMVDRTFQSLDAAGVAPADREKTLVLASIIQKEGGSTADFYKVSRVFLNRIADGMPLQSDATVAYGTGQKRVDTTDAERNDESNKYNTYVFTGLPVGPISNPGDAAIDAAQHPADGTWLYFVTVNLDSGLTCFSDNLSQHNAAVDLYQAGNATACP; this comes from the coding sequence GTGACTGACCCCCAGCCACCCGAGAACCACCCCTTCGCCGAGTTCTTCCGTGAGGTGCCGAGTACGGCACAGCCCAGTAGCAGGCGCGAGGCGCGCGAACAGGCCGCCCAGGCGAGTGCGCCACTTCCCGGCGCTTCAGGCTCCCTCGGTACCACCGGGACCGCGGGGACCACCGGGACCGCGGGAACTGCCGACACCGCACGCGCAGCGAACACCGGGGCCACGGGCACCGCGATCGACGAGTTCCTTGCAGACCAGGGTGAGCCCGCATCCGGAGGCAGGTCAAAGCCGCCCAAGGGTCCCCGGCGACCGAGGCGCCAGCGAGCGAACGGCAAGAAGTCGAGGCGCGGCATCATTGCCCTCATCGTGGCAGTCGTGCTCGTCGGCGGGCTCGCCGCGGTCGGCACCTCGATCTACACCTCCTATGCACCTCAGATCAACAAGATCTTCGGTGCGAAGGAGGTTGACGACTACACAGGCAACGGCACTGGCGAGAAGGTCAGCTTCGTGATCGCCAGCGGCGACGACGGTTCGGTCATCGGCGACAACCTCGCTGCAGCGGGCATCGTGAAGTCGTCGGCGGGGTTCTACAGCTTCCTGCTCAAACAGCCCCCTGTCGTCTTTCAACCGGGCACGTACACGCTCTCGAAGGAGATGAGTTCGCAGGCAGCCCTCGCGGCTCTCGAGGATCCGGCGAACCACGTCACCGCACAGGTCGTGATCACCGAAGGGACCATCGCCTCTGAAGCGCTCTCCCAGGTTGCAACGGCCACCGGTGTGCCGCTGGCGGACCTGCAGGCCGAAGCGGCCAACTTCGCGCAGTTCGGCATCGATGCCTCGGCGCCCAACATCGAGGGGTACCTCTTTCCGGCGACGTATTCTTTCGAGCCGGGCACGAGCGCGCACGACCTGATCAAGACCATGGTCGATCGCACGTTCCAGTCGCTCGACGCGGCCGGGGTGGCCCCGGCCGACAGGGAGAAGACGCTGGTCCTCGCGTCGATCATCCAGAAGGAAGGCGGCAGCACGGCCGACTTCTACAAGGTCTCGCGCGTGTTCCTCAATCGCATCGCAGACGGCATGCCTCTGCAGTCCGACGCCACAGTGGCCTATGGCACGGGCCAGAAACGCGTCGACACGACAGACGCCGAGCGCAACGACGAGTCGAACAAGTACAACACCTACGTGTTCACGGGGCTGCCTGTCGGACCCATTTCGAACCCGGGTGATGCCGCGATCGACGCGGCCCAGCACCCGGCAGACGGCACATGGCTCTACTTCGTGACGGTCAACCTCGATTCCGGCCTCACCTGCTTCTCTGACAACCTCAGCCAGCACAACGCTGCAGTGGATCTGTATCAAGCCGGCAACGCCACCGCCTGCCCATGA
- a CDS encoding shikimate dehydrogenase, translating into MTSRFAVLGSPIAHSKSPLLHAAAYRELGLDWEYTRAEVSSGELGEFVLGLDDSWRGLSLTMPLKEEALALVDSVDVQSLLTGASNTVTLDHSNSKLTVQGFNTDVAGIVGALGDAAIRQTSHVLILGAGATARSAMVAAANLGAEQVTVAARSPHKTEEIVNVAARAGVAVSVVHLGDALTSDLVADVTISTLPGGALQLAPDDVLAVPQGAVLLDVAYDPWPSALGIAWQGAGGVTVSGLAMLVHQALGQVRIFVTGDPLLPLDREDEVFTAMKRAVGLSS; encoded by the coding sequence ATGACCTCACGCTTCGCCGTTCTCGGCTCGCCGATCGCACACTCGAAGTCACCGCTGCTGCATGCGGCGGCCTACCGTGAACTCGGACTCGACTGGGAGTACACGCGCGCCGAAGTGAGCTCGGGAGAGCTCGGTGAATTCGTACTCGGGCTTGACGACTCGTGGCGTGGGCTCTCGCTCACCATGCCACTCAAAGAGGAAGCCCTGGCCCTCGTCGACTCCGTCGACGTGCAGTCGCTGCTCACCGGTGCGTCAAACACCGTCACTCTCGATCATTCGAATTCGAAACTGACGGTGCAGGGATTCAACACCGATGTCGCAGGGATCGTCGGCGCCCTGGGCGACGCGGCAATCCGCCAGACCTCGCATGTGCTCATCCTCGGTGCCGGTGCCACGGCGCGCTCGGCCATGGTCGCGGCTGCGAATCTCGGGGCCGAACAGGTGACCGTCGCGGCCAGGTCACCACACAAGACAGAGGAGATCGTGAATGTCGCCGCACGGGCGGGCGTCGCCGTGTCTGTCGTGCACCTCGGCGACGCACTGACGAGCGACCTGGTCGCCGACGTCACCATCAGCACGCTGCCGGGTGGAGCGCTGCAACTGGCCCCTGACGACGTTCTCGCGGTGCCGCAGGGTGCTGTGCTGCTCGATGTGGCGTACGACCCGTGGCCGAGCGCGCTGGGCATCGCGTGGCAGGGCGCCGGGGGAGTGACCGTGTCTGGCCTCGCCATGTTGGTGCACCAGGCGCTCGGCCAGGTGCGCATCTTTGTCACCGGCGATCCTCTCCTGCCGCTTGATCGCGAAGATGAGGTCTTCACGGCGATGAAGCGTGCCGTCGGCCTTTCCAGCTGA
- the aroC gene encoding chorismate synthase — protein MLRWLTAGESHGPELIAVIEGLPSGIPVSLENIRTDLARRKLGYGRGARMKFEQDEVSISGGVVHGFTLGSPIAIRIGNTEWPKWVDVMSSEPIENYVPSAGRGAPLTRPRPGHADLVGMQKYGFDEARPILERASARETAARVALGAVVRNFLAELGITLVSHTLSIGPVRVPEGSALPTPGDVDRLDADPLRCFDPATSNRMVAEVDEAQKDGDTLGGVVEVLAYGLPPGLGSHVHWDRRLDSQLAAALMGIQAIKGVEVGDGFLTTTRRGSQAHDELIAGDDVISRLSDKAGGTEGGMSTGTVLRVRAGMKPIATIPHALRTVDVATGDAAAAHHQRSDVCAVPAAGVVAEAMVALVLANAVQEKFGGDSVTETKRNLDSYLAAIPAALRTGSVSIDDPTDSLA, from the coding sequence ATGCTTCGTTGGCTCACTGCCGGAGAATCGCACGGGCCTGAACTCATTGCCGTCATTGAGGGCCTCCCGTCGGGCATCCCGGTCTCCCTGGAAAATATTCGTACCGATCTGGCGCGCCGCAAACTCGGCTACGGTCGGGGCGCGCGCATGAAATTCGAGCAGGACGAGGTTTCGATCTCGGGCGGCGTCGTACATGGCTTCACACTCGGCAGCCCGATCGCCATTCGAATCGGAAACACGGAGTGGCCCAAGTGGGTCGATGTCATGAGCTCCGAGCCGATCGAGAACTACGTGCCGAGCGCTGGCAGGGGAGCCCCGCTCACGCGCCCCCGGCCCGGACACGCCGACCTCGTCGGAATGCAGAAGTACGGCTTCGACGAGGCCCGACCCATTCTCGAGCGCGCGAGTGCCCGAGAGACCGCGGCCCGGGTCGCCCTCGGCGCTGTCGTGCGCAATTTTCTCGCTGAACTCGGTATCACCCTTGTGAGCCACACCCTGTCGATCGGCCCTGTGCGCGTGCCAGAAGGCTCCGCATTGCCCACCCCGGGCGATGTCGATCGCCTCGACGCCGACCCGCTGAGGTGCTTCGACCCAGCGACGTCGAACCGCATGGTCGCCGAAGTCGACGAGGCGCAGAAAGACGGCGACACGCTCGGCGGCGTGGTCGAGGTGCTGGCGTACGGACTCCCGCCCGGACTCGGTTCGCACGTGCACTGGGACAGGCGGCTCGATTCGCAGCTCGCCGCAGCGCTCATGGGCATCCAGGCGATCAAGGGCGTCGAAGTCGGAGACGGTTTTCTCACGACGACCAGGCGGGGTTCGCAGGCACACGACGAACTCATCGCCGGTGACGACGTGATCTCCCGCCTGAGCGACAAAGCCGGGGGCACGGAGGGCGGAATGAGCACGGGCACTGTGCTGCGCGTCCGCGCTGGAATGAAGCCGATCGCGACGATCCCTCACGCCCTGCGTACTGTCGATGTCGCAACCGGCGATGCAGCGGCTGCGCATCACCAGCGCTCCGATGTGTGCGCCGTCCCCGCAGCGGGAGTGGTCGCCGAAGCGATGGTCGCCCTCGTGCTGGCAAACGCCGTGCAGGAGAAGTTCGGCGGGGACTCGGTTACAGAGACGAAACGCAACCTCGATTCGTACCTGGCTGCGATCCCGGCCGCGTTACGCACCGGCTCAGTGAGCATCGACGATCCGACTGACTCTCTCGCGTGA
- a CDS encoding shikimate kinase, with the protein MTIVIIGPPAAGKTRIGRRVAKLLDMTFTDTDKQIAAANGPIPAIFESLGEPAFRALERAEVVTALAGGGIVSFGGGAVLNEATQRDLDGCLVVLFTASVEAVQKRLGNSRRPLVPDIESWQRLVDARHELYESLADFTIDTSHRKADDIADDVATWITEQFDAQQFEKQQFEKQQFDAERPGPKPGQAQGRVS; encoded by the coding sequence GTGACCATCGTCATCATCGGCCCACCGGCGGCCGGCAAGACCCGGATCGGCCGCCGAGTTGCGAAGCTGCTCGACATGACGTTCACCGACACTGACAAGCAGATCGCGGCCGCCAACGGCCCCATTCCGGCGATCTTCGAGAGCCTCGGGGAGCCCGCCTTCCGTGCGCTCGAGCGGGCAGAGGTCGTCACCGCGCTTGCCGGCGGCGGCATCGTCTCGTTCGGTGGCGGCGCTGTGCTGAATGAGGCCACCCAGCGCGACCTCGACGGCTGCCTCGTCGTCCTTTTCACCGCGTCGGTCGAGGCAGTGCAGAAGCGCCTGGGCAATTCCCGGCGTCCGCTGGTGCCCGACATCGAATCGTGGCAACGACTGGTGGATGCCCGGCACGAGCTCTACGAAAGCCTCGCCGATTTCACGATCGACACCTCGCATCGCAAGGCCGACGACATCGCCGACGATGTCGCGACGTGGATCACCGAGCAGTTCGACGCACAGCAGTTCGAAAAACAGCAGTTCGAAAAACAGCAGTTCGATGCTGAACGGCCGGGCCCGAAACCGGGCCAGGCACAAGGGAGAGTTTCATGA